Proteins from one Desulfonema limicola genomic window:
- a CDS encoding chemotaxis protein CheX, whose product MDVNDKIDVKLIDPFINATLNVLKTMAFTKAHTDGPYMKNEKRAKGDVSGVIGITGDYNGSLSVSFPEKSILTIVSNMFGEEMTEVDDEIRDAVGEITNMVSGQARQELDVIGISLESAIPTVISGKDHTIKHITSYPVVALTFALDEGEFLKGPDEDFTIEICLEDG is encoded by the coding sequence ATGGATGTAAATGATAAAATTGATGTTAAATTGATTGATCCGTTTATAAATGCTACTTTGAATGTTTTAAAAACCATGGCTTTTACCAAAGCTCATACAGACGGGCCGTATATGAAAAATGAAAAAAGAGCCAAAGGTGATGTATCAGGTGTAATCGGTATTACCGGTGATTATAACGGTTCTCTTTCAGTCAGCTTTCCTGAAAAGAGTATCCTGACAATTGTTTCCAATATGTTTGGAGAAGAAATGACCGAAGTAGATGATGAAATAAGGGATGCCGTAGGAGAGATTACCAATATGGTATCAGGCCAGGCCAGGCAGGAACTGGATGTGATAGGCATATCCCTTGAATCAGCAATCCCCACGGTTATTTCAGGAAAAGATCACACTATAAAACATATAACAAGTTATCCTGTTGTTGCTTTAACATTTGCACTGGATGAAGGGGAGTTTTTAAAAGGGCCGGATGAGGATTTTACAATAGAGATATGTCTTGAAGATGGTTAG
- a CDS encoding response regulator codes for MANDLCILIVDDFPIMRGIIRRMLTKRFGLNNIIEADDGIAAWEILNEEKIDLIICDWNMPNMTGIALLKKIRADKRFSGLPFVMVTAEGKKENVIEATKAGVTGFIIKPFTAKDLGKKLKLILQQE; via the coding sequence ATGGCAAATGATTTGTGTATACTTATAGTAGATGATTTTCCTATAATGCGGGGTATTATAAGGAGAATGCTGACAAAAAGATTTGGGTTGAACAATATAATTGAAGCAGATGATGGAATAGCTGCCTGGGAAATTTTAAATGAAGAAAAGATTGATCTGATTATTTGTGACTGGAATATGCCGAATATGACAGGGATTGCATTATTAAAAAAAATAAGGGCTGATAAAAGGTTTTCAGGCCTTCCTTTTGTAATGGTTACTGCTGAAGGCAAAAAGGAAAATGTGATTGAAGCAACAAAAGCAGGGGTAACAGGCTTTATAATTAAACCTTTTACTGCAAAAGACCTGGGCAAAAAACTGAAACTCATTCTTCAGCAGGAATAA
- a CDS encoding methyl-accepting chemotaxis protein has protein sequence MKKIRSLLYKNITSKLLIINLLVFMVFGLTAIVVFSSFHRVQTALKTIFTPEIRNAVNNAALGRDLAIVIGDTKLLVTAFYGKEKESLRKEGTKLIENAKALANKTSNEKLFKTFDEFTREINNVLIQCEKVNLLGMEIETADQVLSTNLEQLAKLISSKIFDKVMSGEDASDMDHLTLMVSECSKLVFKISISFKRLGLDYFKAPISKDKHPLFELLNALLLNLKVFQTSDQDISLIKQELSRDVEKFKFLITQFHLEAAELENRINEMDIKKQIMLTIMESIDSRVLKNTEHASSSLTQVISRTIFICITIFFITFFIILASIFMNRSISNSLNQVIHGLKHAFDESSFNSAQVFVSSQELSGGVIHLADSLKETSLSLDEMALTTRQNADNADNADKIISESAHDIQTFNQSIEKLSVFMEQISGSSEKTRLIIKTIDEIAFQTRLLSLNAAVEAARAGESGAGFAVVAGEVRNLAVQVSEAAKDTAVIIEETLEKIFNGSKLFSDASQSFIKLENGRNKIGSLAASIAAASQKQAHDVSQINQVVSDMDQLVQKNAENAEKLAKTSEQIKIYGKNVDRFIRQLLDLVGKS, from the coding sequence GTGAAAAAAATAAGATCTTTGTTATATAAAAATATAACAAGTAAACTTTTGATAATTAATTTACTGGTTTTTATGGTGTTTGGCCTGACTGCAATTGTTGTGTTTTCTTCTTTTCACAGGGTGCAGACTGCTCTTAAAACAATTTTTACTCCTGAAATTAGAAATGCTGTCAACAATGCGGCCTTAGGAAGAGACCTGGCAATTGTAATCGGAGACACCAAGCTTCTGGTAACAGCATTTTATGGAAAAGAAAAAGAGTCTTTAAGAAAAGAAGGAACTAAACTTATTGAAAATGCAAAAGCCCTTGCAAATAAAACCAGTAATGAAAAATTGTTTAAAACATTTGATGAGTTTACCAGGGAAATCAATAATGTCCTGATTCAATGTGAAAAAGTCAACCTGCTTGGCATGGAGATAGAAACTGCTGACCAGGTATTAAGTACAAACCTGGAGCAACTGGCAAAACTTATTTCCAGTAAAATTTTTGACAAGGTTATGTCAGGAGAAGATGCATCTGACATGGATCATTTGACGCTTATGGTCTCAGAATGCAGTAAACTGGTATTTAAGATTTCCATTAGTTTTAAAAGACTGGGGCTTGATTATTTCAAAGCTCCAATATCAAAAGATAAACATCCATTATTTGAACTTTTAAATGCACTTTTGCTTAATCTGAAGGTTTTTCAGACTTCTGACCAGGATATTTCTTTAATAAAACAAGAATTGAGCCGTGATGTTGAAAAATTTAAATTCCTTATAACACAATTTCATTTAGAAGCAGCAGAACTGGAAAACCGGATTAATGAGATGGATATTAAAAAACAAATAATGCTTACAATAATGGAATCTATTGACAGCAGGGTGCTTAAAAACACTGAACATGCTTCCAGTTCCCTGACTCAGGTAATATCAAGAACAATTTTTATATGTATAACAATCTTTTTTATCACTTTTTTTATTATTCTTGCTTCAATATTTATGAACCGTTCCATTAGTAATTCTTTGAATCAGGTAATTCACGGCTTAAAACATGCTTTTGATGAAAGCTCTTTTAATTCAGCCCAGGTTTTTGTTTCAAGCCAGGAACTGTCAGGCGGTGTAATTCATCTGGCAGATTCTTTAAAGGAAACATCCTTATCTCTTGATGAAATGGCTTTGACTACCCGTCAAAATGCAGATAATGCAGATAATGCAGATAAAATTATCAGTGAATCTGCCCATGATATTCAAACATTTAATCAATCTATTGAGAAGCTGTCTGTTTTTATGGAACAAATATCAGGATCCAGTGAAAAAACACGGTTAATAATTAAAACTATTGATGAAATTGCCTTTCAGACAAGACTGCTTTCCCTTAATGCTGCTGTTGAAGCTGCACGGGCAGGTGAATCAGGAGCTGGTTTTGCTGTTGTAGCAGGTGAAGTTAGAAATCTTGCAGTCCAGGTTTCAGAAGCAGCAAAAGATACGGCTGTTATAATTGAAGAAACTCTTGAAAAGATATTCAATGGATCTAAACTTTTTTCTGATGCCAGTCAGTCATTTATTAAACTGGAAAACGGGAGAAATAAAATTGGCAGCCTGGCAGCAAGCATTGCCGCAGCATCTCAAAAACAAGCCCATGATGTCAGCCAGATAAACCAGGTTGTTTCAGATATGGATCAACTTGTTCAGAAAAATGCTGAAAATGCTGAGAAACTTGCAAAAACATCTGAACAGATTAAAATCTATGGCAAAAATGTTGACAGGTTTATCAGGCAGCTTTTAGACCTGGTAGGTAAATCCTAA
- a CDS encoding response regulator: MKNIRVLLVDDFSTMRRVIKKILKGMGLENVMEADNGMEAWNLINKQNFDLVICDWHMPKMKGLDLLEKIRASTDYADLPFIMVSAEGKKDSILQATEKGVTNYITKPFSADDLEKILKSMLIG; this comes from the coding sequence ATGAAAAATATCCGAGTTCTTTTAGTAGATGATTTTTCAACAATGCGCAGGGTTATAAAAAAAATTTTAAAAGGAATGGGCCTGGAAAATGTTATGGAAGCAGACAATGGTATGGAAGCCTGGAATTTAATAAATAAGCAGAATTTTGATCTGGTCATATGTGACTGGCATATGCCTAAAATGAAAGGTTTGGATTTACTGGAAAAAATCAGAGCAAGTACAGATTATGCTGATCTGCCTTTTATTATGGTATCTGCTGAAGGTAAAAAAGACTCTATTTTACAGGCTACTGAAAAAGGGGTAACAAACTATATCACAAAGCCTTTTAGTGCTGATGATCTTGAAAAAATATTAAAGTCCATGCTTATAGGCTGA